A single window of Rhodamnia argentea isolate NSW1041297 chromosome 5, ASM2092103v1, whole genome shotgun sequence DNA harbors:
- the LOC115747455 gene encoding potassium transporter 4: MEPESGITPRNPSQLCWVNLSRTLILAYQSLGVVYGDLSTSPLYVYTSTFVGKLQTHRNEDAIFGAFSLIFWTLTLLPLLKYVFILLSADDNGEGGTFALYSLLCRHAKFSLLPNQQAADEELSAYKYGPSAAVATPSPLKRFLEKHKKLRTALLLIVLFGACMVIGDGVLTPAISVLSAVSGLEVTENKLTKGELLLLACVILVGLFALQHFGTHRVAFMFAPIVIIWLISIFSIGVYNTIHWNPSIIRAISPYYIIKFFSETGKDGWISLGGILLSITGTEAMFADLGHFTASSIRLAFAVVIYPCLVVQYMGQAAFLSKHLDSISHSFYDSIPGPVFWPVFVIATLAAIVGSQAVITATFSIVKQCHALGCFPRVKVVHTSKHIYGQIYIPEINWILMILTLAIAIGFQDTTLIGNAYGVACMTVMFVTTFLMALVIVFVWRKSVLVAAAFLLFFWIIEGVYLSAALMKVPQGGWVPIALSCIFMIVMFVWHYGTRKKYNYDLHNKVSLKWLLGLGPSLGIVRVPGIGLIYSELATGVPAIFSHFVTNLPAFHQVLVFVCVKSVPVPYVSPEERFLIGRVCPRPYRMYRCIVRYGYKDIQRDDGDFENQLIQSIAEFIQMEAVEPQFSSSETSSLDGRMAVISTRTVQSTANLVVSEVEEFDLSIQSSKSSTLQSLRSAYESENPQVRRRQVRFQLPPNPGMDPAVRDELVDLFQAKDAGVAYIMGHSYVKARRSSSFLKKLVIDFGYSFLRKNCRGPSVALNIPHISLIEVGMIYYV, from the exons ATGGAGCCAGAATCTGGGATTACTCCTCGCAACCCGTCTCAG CTTTGTTGGGTCAACCTATCAAGGACTTTGATATTAGCATACCAAAGCCTCGGTGTGGTGTATGGAGACCTGAGCACTTCGCCTCTTTATGTCTATACTAGCACATTTGTGGGGAAGTTGCAGACACACCGAAATGAAGATGCGATATTTGGTGCTTTctccttgatcttttggactCTTACTTTGCTACCATTGCTTAAGTATGTTTTCATCCTGCTCAGTGCTGATGATAATGGTGAAG GTGGGACATTTGCTCTTTATTCACTACTTTGTCGGCATGCAAAGTTTAGTTTACTTCCCAATCAACAAGCTGCTGATGAGGAGCTCTCAGCCTACAAATACGGACCCTCAGCAGCTGTTGCAACCCCTTCTCCGCTGAAAAGATTCTTAGAGAAGCACAAAAAGCTGCGAACAGCTCTCCTTCTCATCGTATTATTTGGTGCTTGCATGGTAATTGGGGATGGTGTTCTTACTCCAGCTATCTCAG TTCTCTCAGCAGTATCAGGCTTAGAAGTCACAGAGAACAAGCTAACAAAGG GTGAACTGCTCTTGCTTGCATGTGTCATATTGGTGGGCCTGTTTGCATTGCAGCATTTTGGCACTCACAGGGTAGCTTTTATGTTTGCTCCAATTGTTATCATCTGGTTGATATCCATTTTTTCTATTGGTGTTTATAACACTATACACTGGAATCCAAGTATCATACGAGCCATCTCTCCATATTACATAATCAAGTTCTTCAGTGAGACTGGGAAGGATGGCTGGATTTCTCTTGGTGGTATCCTCCTCTCAATAACTG GTACTGAGGCTATGTTTGCTGACCTTGGTCATTTTACTGCTTCTTCAATAAGG CTTGCATTCGCTGTTGTCATATACCCTTGTTTGGTAGTTCAATACATGGGTCAGGCTGCTTTCCTATCCAAACATCTTGACTCCATTTCTCACTCTTTCTACGACTCAATACCTG GCCCCGTGTTTTGGCCTGTATTTGTCATTGCCACTCTTGCGGCCATCGTGGGAAGTCAAGCGGTTATAACTGCTACATTTTCCATTGTCAAGCAATGCCATGCCCTCGGTTGCTTTCCAAGAGTGAAAGTAGTCCACACCTCAAAGCATATATATGGACAGATCTACATCCCGGAGATAAATTGGATCCTCATGATTCTTACCCTTGCTATTGCAATTGGATTCCAAGACACAACTTTGATTGGAAATGCTTATG GAGTTGCGTGCATGACAGTTATGTTCGTCACAACTTTTCTCATGGCGCTTGTCATTGTGTTTGTCTGGCGAAAAAGCGTTTTAGTGGCTGcagcttttcttctcttcttctggaTCATCGAGGGCGTCTACTTGTCAGCAGCATTAATGAAAGTGCCCCAGGGAGGATGGGTCCCTATTGCTCTCTCTTGCATTTTCATGATTGTCATGTTTGTGTGGCATTATGGAACCCGCAAGAAGTACAATTACGACCTGCATAATAAAGTTTCATTAAAATGGTTGCTTGGCTTAGGTCCAAGCCTTGGTATTGTGCGCGTGCCGGGAATAGGTCTCATATACTCGGAACTGGCAACAGGAGTACCTGCAATCTTTTCCCATTTCGTAACAAATCTCCCTGCGTTCCATCAGGTGCTTGTATTTGTTTGTGTGAAATCAGTGCCAGTGCCGTACGTCTCTCCTGAAGAACGCTTCCTGATCGGTCGTGTCTGTCCTAGACCTTATCGTATGTACAGATGCATCGTCAGATATGGGTATAAGGACATTCAACGTGATGATGGAGATTTTGAGAATCAGCTCATACAGAGCATTGCCGAGTTCATTCAGATGGAAGCTGTAGAACCCCAATTCTCGAGCTCCGAGACTTCATCTCTGGACGGTAGAATGGCAGTTATAAGCACCAGAACTGTCCAATCAACTGCAAACTTAGTAGTATCTGAGGTGGAGGAGTTTGATCTCTCGATCCAGAGCAGCAAATCTTCGACACTTCAAAGCTTGCGATCTGCATATGAGAGTGAGAACCCTCAGGTCAGGAGGCGTCAAGTGAGGTTTCAGTTACCACCAAATCCAGGGATGGACCCAGCTGTGAGGGATGAATTGGTGGACCTGTTCCAGGCAAAAGATGCAGGGGTTGCTTATATAATGGGTCATTCATACGTAAAGGCTAGGAGATCATCATCGTTCTTGAAAAAGCTGGTGATTGACTTTGGATATTCATTTCTCCGAAAAAACTGCAGAGGCCCTTCTGTTGCGCTAAACATTCCCCACATCAGTCTTATTGAAGTTGGCATGATATATTATGTCTAG
- the LOC115747510 gene encoding nudix hydrolase 12, mitochondrial-like isoform X2, with protein MSTMLARRGRHRQRYENNLRLVSGCIPYRLTKGNDCQTDNLEIRIEVLMISSPNRDDLVFPKGGWEDDETIEEAACREALEEAGVRGNLNDTPLGVWEFRSKSRQDVCSLEGGCKGYMFALEVTEELETWPERENHDRRWLCVKEAFELCRYEWMRNALENFLNMLEENGKHEFEAMEELIESPSPTVSDCQILTPNLCIDHPNSAQRHGMTL; from the exons ATGTCAACAATGCTGGCTCGGAGAGGCCGACACCGGCAGCGGTACGAGAACAACTTGCGGCTTGTTTCTGG ATGCATTCCCTACCGCCTCACAAAAGGAAATGACTGTCAGACAGATAACTTGGAAATCAGAATCGAAGTCCTTATGATCTCATCACCAAATCGTGATGATCTAGTCTTTCCAAAG GGTGGATGGGAGGATGATGAAACTATTGAAGAAGCCGCATGTCGTGAAGCTTTAGAGGAAGCGGGAGTAAGGGGAAACCTCAAT GACACACCATTGGGGGTTTGGGAGTTCCGAAGTAAGAGCAGACAGGACGTGTGCAGTCTAGAAGGAGGCTGCAAAGGTTATATGTTTGCATTGGAGGTTACTGAGGAGCTAGAGACGTGGCCAGAGCGTGAAAATCATGATAGGAGATGG CTGTGTGTAAAAGAAGCATTTGAACTCTGCCGCTACGAGTGGATGCGCAACGCACTGGAGAATTTCCTGAACATGCTCGAAGAAAATGGGAAACATGAATTCGAGGCAATGGAAGAGTTGATCGAGTCCCCTTCCCCGACCGTCTCGGATTGCCAAATCCTCACACCCAACTTGTGTATAGATCACCCTAATAGTGCCCAACGCCACGGAATGAC CTTGTAA
- the LOC115747507 gene encoding calcium-dependent mitochondrial ATP-magnesium/phosphate carrier protein 2-like, which produces MEAHAKNEKRRRSNGCNPVAKPGPVSMDHVLLASGETKEEREQRIRSLFGFFDTANVGYLDYSQIEAGLSALHIPSVYKYAKDLLNVCDANKDGRVDYQEFKRYMDDKELELYRIFQAIDVEHNGCIVPEELYDALLRAGIEIDDEELALFVERVDKDNNGVITFEEWRDFLLLYPHEATMENIYHYLERACLVDIGEQAVVPEGISKHIHASRYLIAGAVAGAASRTATAPLDRLKVILQVQTTRTRIMPAIKSIWKDGGLTGFFRGNGLNVVKVAPESAIKFYAYEVLKRVIVNAHGGEDKSEIGPMGRLLAGGLAGAVAQSAVYPMDLVKTRLQTHVSDGGKCPSIGQMTRDIWVQEGARAFYRGVVPSLIGIIPYAGIDLAAYETFKDLSKKYILQDSEPGPLVQLVCGMTSGALGASCVYPLQVVRTRMQAQRPNTDAAYKGMSDVFRKTFKHEGLRGFYKGIFPNLLKVVPSASITYMVYETMKKRLHLE; this is translated from the exons ATGGAGGCGCATGCGAAGAATGAGAAAAGGCGGCGATCGAATGGGTGTAATCCGGTTGCAAAGCCGGGGCCAGTGTCGATGGATCATGTGTTGTTGGCATCGGGCGAGACGAAGGAGGAGAGGGAACAAAGAATTAGAAGTTTGTTTGGCTTCTTCGATACTGCGAATGTTGGTTATTTAGACTATTCACAGATTGAGGCTGGGCTCTCCGCCCTGCATATACCTTCGGTATACAAATACGCGAAGGATTTGTTGAACGTGTGTGATGCCAACAAAGATGGACGCGTTGATTACCAGGAATTTAAGCGATACATGGACGACAAGGAGCTTGAGCTTTACCGCATTTTTCAAGCCATTGACGTGGAGCACAATGGTTGCATTGTGCCTGAGGAGCTATATGATGCTCTTCTTAGGGCAG GCATTGAAATTGATGACGAGGAGCTTGCCCTTTTTGTTGAGCGTGTGGATAAGGACAATAATGGCGTCATAACTTTTGAAGAATGGAGAGATTTTCTTCTGCTTTACCCTCACGAGGCAACTATGGAGAACATTTATCATTACTTGGAAAGAGCTTGCCTTGTTGATATTGGAGAGCAAGCTGTGGTACCAGAGGGCATTAGTAAACACATCCATGCAAGCAGATATCTTATCGCAGGAGCTGTGGCGGGAGCAGCATCTCGTACTGCAACTGCCCCACTTGACCGGTTGAAAGTTATTTTACAAGTGCAGACCACCCGTACTCGTATAATGCCTGCAATAAAGTCTATATGGAAGGACGGTGGTCTTACGGGATTTTTCCGGGGCAATGGATTAAATGTTGTGAAAGTGGCTCCCGAGAGTGCTATAAAGTTCTATGCTTATGAAGTGCTGAAACGTGTTATTGTGAACGCACATGGAGGAGAAGATAAGTCTGAAATCGGGCCTATGGGGCGCCTTCTTGCCGGTGGTTTAGCAGGAGCTGTAGCACAATCAGCTGTTTACCCCATGGATCTTGTGAAAACTAGATTGCAAACTCATGTTTCTGACGGAGGGAAGTGTCCTAGTATAGGACAAATGACTAGGGATATATGGGTTCAGGAAGGGGCTCGGGCATTTTATAGGGGGGTTGTTCCATCTCTGATTGGGATAATTCCTTATGCTGGCATTGACCTCGCTGCATATGAAACCTTCAAAGATTTGTCCAAGAAGTACATTCTTCAAGATAGTG AGCCTGGCCCTCTAGTGCAGCTGGTCTGTGGGATGACCTCTGGAGCTCTTGGAGCTAGTTGTGTCTACCCTTTGCAAGTCGTAAGGACAAG GATGCAAGCCCAGCGCCCCAATACAGATGCTGCATATAAAGGCATGTCAGATGTATTTAGGAAAACATTTAAACATGAAGGGCTAAGGGGATTCTACAAAGGAATCTTCCCTAATTTGCTCAAAGTTGTTCCATCAGCAAGCATTACTTATATGGTTTACGAGACTATGAAAAAGAGACTACATTTGGAATAG
- the LOC115747510 gene encoding nudix hydrolase 12, mitochondrial-like isoform X1 gives MSTMLARRGRHRQRYENNLRLVSGCIPYRLTKGNDCQTDNLEIRIEVLMISSPNRDDLVFPKGGWEDDETIEEAACREALEEAGVRGNLNDTPLGVWEFRSKSRQDVCSLEGGCKGYMFALEVTEELETWPERENHDRRWLCVKEAFELCRYEWMRNALENFLNMLEENGKHEFEAMEELIESPSPTVSDCQILTPNLCIDHPNSAQRHGMTFSWLIAVKGLPLS, from the exons ATGTCAACAATGCTGGCTCGGAGAGGCCGACACCGGCAGCGGTACGAGAACAACTTGCGGCTTGTTTCTGG ATGCATTCCCTACCGCCTCACAAAAGGAAATGACTGTCAGACAGATAACTTGGAAATCAGAATCGAAGTCCTTATGATCTCATCACCAAATCGTGATGATCTAGTCTTTCCAAAG GGTGGATGGGAGGATGATGAAACTATTGAAGAAGCCGCATGTCGTGAAGCTTTAGAGGAAGCGGGAGTAAGGGGAAACCTCAAT GACACACCATTGGGGGTTTGGGAGTTCCGAAGTAAGAGCAGACAGGACGTGTGCAGTCTAGAAGGAGGCTGCAAAGGTTATATGTTTGCATTGGAGGTTACTGAGGAGCTAGAGACGTGGCCAGAGCGTGAAAATCATGATAGGAGATGG CTGTGTGTAAAAGAAGCATTTGAACTCTGCCGCTACGAGTGGATGCGCAACGCACTGGAGAATTTCCTGAACATGCTCGAAGAAAATGGGAAACATGAATTCGAGGCAATGGAAGAGTTGATCGAGTCCCCTTCCCCGACCGTCTCGGATTGCCAAATCCTCACACCCAACTTGTGTATAGATCACCCTAATAGTGCCCAACGCCACGGAATGACGTTCTCTTGGCTCATCGCGGTGAAGGGCTTACCGTTGTCCTGA